A window of Aeromicrobium sp. Root236 contains these coding sequences:
- a CDS encoding trimeric intracellular cation channel family protein — MSDTLLLVLDLAGIAVFASTGALVGVRKELDVFGVTVLALITGLGGGVLRDVLIGSVPPAALDDWRYLVVPAATALAVFVFHPAFGRMERQIMVLDAVGLALFCVTGAVKADEAGLNVLAASVLGTLSGIGGGMLRDVVAGRVPVIFRGELYATPAFAGALIATLVHHEGYSEWWYALAFVVCLGWRLIALKRGWTAPLPPGIDHS, encoded by the coding sequence GTGTCCGACACTCTGCTCCTGGTCCTCGATCTTGCCGGAATCGCGGTCTTCGCCTCGACCGGAGCCCTCGTCGGCGTGCGCAAGGAGCTCGACGTCTTCGGCGTGACGGTGCTCGCACTGATCACCGGGCTCGGTGGCGGTGTGCTGCGTGACGTGCTGATCGGCTCGGTCCCGCCGGCGGCGCTCGACGACTGGCGCTACCTCGTCGTGCCGGCGGCCACGGCGTTGGCGGTGTTCGTGTTCCACCCGGCGTTCGGCCGCATGGAGCGTCAGATCATGGTGCTCGATGCGGTCGGCCTCGCCCTGTTCTGCGTCACCGGGGCGGTCAAGGCGGACGAAGCTGGCCTCAACGTGCTCGCCGCGTCGGTGCTCGGCACGCTGAGCGGCATCGGTGGCGGCATGCTGCGCGACGTCGTGGCCGGTCGCGTACCCGTGATCTTCCGGGGGGAGCTGTACGCGACGCCGGCGTTCGCGGGTGCGCTCATCGCGACGCTCGTGCACCACGAGGGCTACTCCGAGTGGTGGTACGCCTTGGCGTTCGTCGTGTGCCTCGGCTGGCGGCTCATCGCCCTGAAGCGTGGCTGGACCGCACCGCTCCCGCCCGGCATCGACCACTCCTGA
- a CDS encoding inositol monophosphatase family protein → MSEELLALAREVGREAAAFVASRRPAGRVTISATKSSPTDVVTEIDEACERLIRDRIFAARPDDGFVGEEGNDVVGTSGVDWVVDPIDGTVNFVYGIPTYAVSIGARHDDEVVAGYVINIATGAEWGAIRGAGAWRYAGESREPLMAPRPESVAHALVATGFNYVPEVRTAQASAMATFLPQVRDIRRIGSAALDLCGLAEGYYDAYLEQGLKPWDLAAGGLIAAESGLVLSGFDGGPDERMVMAAHPAIAEEYFALVRACGF, encoded by the coding sequence ATGAGCGAGGAGCTCCTGGCGCTGGCCCGTGAGGTCGGCCGCGAAGCCGCTGCGTTCGTCGCCAGCCGCCGTCCCGCCGGTCGCGTCACGATCTCGGCCACCAAGTCGAGCCCGACCGACGTCGTCACGGAGATCGACGAGGCGTGCGAACGCCTCATCCGCGACCGCATCTTCGCGGCGCGGCCCGATGACGGGTTCGTCGGCGAGGAGGGCAACGACGTCGTGGGCACGAGCGGGGTCGACTGGGTCGTCGACCCGATCGACGGCACGGTCAACTTCGTCTACGGCATCCCCACGTACGCCGTCTCGATCGGCGCCCGCCACGACGACGAGGTCGTCGCGGGCTACGTCATCAACATCGCGACGGGCGCGGAGTGGGGCGCGATCCGCGGCGCGGGCGCCTGGCGCTACGCCGGCGAGTCCCGCGAGCCGCTCATGGCGCCGCGGCCCGAGTCGGTGGCACACGCGTTGGTGGCGACCGGGTTCAACTACGTCCCGGAGGTACGCACGGCGCAGGCTTCGGCGATGGCGACGTTCCTGCCGCAGGTCCGTGACATCCGCCGCATCGGCTCCGCGGCACTGGATCTGTGCGGGCTGGCCGAGGGCTACTACGACGCCTATCTCGAGCAGGGGCTCAAGCCCTGGGACCTCGCCGCGGGCGGCCTGATCGCCGCCGAGTCGGGCCTGGTCCTGAGTGGCTTCGACGGGGGCCCGGACGAGCGTATGGTGATGGCTGCTCATCCTGCGATTGCTGAGGAATATTTCGCCCTCGTACGTGCTTGTGGGTTCTGA
- the sepH gene encoding septation protein SepH, with product MRDLGLDGLSEDRRFLIARDASTGEQFRIPADHRLASLIGKPSHSGNTSGQMEIRMESSLSPRDIQTRIRRGETPQAVADSAGVPVEQILGFAGPVLAEREYMCEQARKTSIRRKHVGGAGVLLGTLVSENIAANGGVPESAAWDSWRREDGRWNVQVTPEGAAHPASFLFDVKSRYVVPADEFAHDLVGDVALPDSTDMAIADAVRAPSRPAEAPVDVVGETEDITPEVEEGPQIGVASLKEARERKVLEQLAIGESEDADTSAALEHEVDDFEESLEHDVAVPDTMGPRKKRHERRRVPSWDEIMFGDKSD from the coding sequence ATGCGTGATCTCGGTCTCGACGGACTGAGCGAGGACAGACGGTTCCTCATTGCGCGTGACGCGTCGACCGGTGAGCAGTTCCGCATCCCCGCTGATCACCGCCTCGCTTCCCTGATCGGCAAGCCGTCCCACTCTGGGAACACCTCCGGCCAGATGGAGATCCGCATGGAAAGCTCTCTCAGCCCACGCGACATCCAGACCCGCATCCGCCGCGGCGAGACCCCGCAGGCGGTCGCCGACTCCGCCGGCGTGCCCGTCGAGCAGATCCTCGGCTTCGCCGGGCCCGTGCTCGCCGAGCGTGAGTACATGTGCGAGCAGGCGCGCAAGACCTCGATCCGGCGCAAGCACGTCGGCGGTGCCGGCGTGCTGCTCGGCACCCTCGTGTCGGAGAACATCGCCGCCAACGGTGGCGTGCCCGAGTCCGCTGCGTGGGACTCCTGGCGGCGCGAGGACGGCCGCTGGAACGTGCAGGTGACCCCCGAGGGCGCCGCACACCCCGCGAGCTTCCTGTTCGACGTCAAGAGCCGCTACGTCGTACCCGCTGACGAGTTCGCCCACGACCTGGTCGGCGATGTCGCCCTGCCCGACTCGACCGACATGGCGATCGCCGATGCCGTACGTGCTCCGTCGCGTCCGGCCGAGGCTCCTGTCGACGTCGTCGGCGAGACCGAGGACATCACCCCCGAGGTCGAGGAAGGCCCGCAGATCGGCGTCGCCTCGCTCAAGGAGGCCCGCGAGCGCAAGGTGCTCGAGCAGCTCGCGATCGGCGAGTCCGAGGACGCTGACACCTCAGCCGCGCTCGAGCACGAGGTCGACGACTTCGAGGAGTCCCTCGAGCACGACGTCGCGGTGCCCGACACGATGGGTCCGCGCAAGAAGCGCCATGAGCGCCGCCGCGTCCCGAGCTGGGACGAGATCATGTTCGGCGACAAGTCCGACTAG
- a CDS encoding ferrochelatase has product MDARPFDALLLVSFGGPEHPDDVVPFLENVTRGRGIPRERLEEVGQHYYLFGGKSPINELNLELLDALRKDFADHGVDVPIYWGNRNWDPYLRDAARQMAADGVRRAACFVTSAYSSYSGCRQYREDLYDAVSGLDIELSRLRHYFNHPGFVGPFIEATGEALASAPEGTHVVFVTHSIPETMNLASGGPGREAYVRQHESVAELVAEGVGTHRWSLAYCSRSGSPHMPWLEPDINDHLRELHESGTTSVVVVPIGFISDHMEVIYDLDTEAKMTADGLGMAYDRVDTPGAHPGFVAMVRDLLLERAAVERGEQPERCSLGALGPSHDVCPVDCCLNPRSALPTIGGAADGTSATVA; this is encoded by the coding sequence ATGGATGCACGCCCCTTCGACGCCCTGTTGCTCGTGTCGTTCGGCGGCCCGGAGCATCCGGACGACGTCGTCCCGTTCCTCGAGAACGTCACCAGGGGGCGCGGCATCCCACGTGAACGGCTCGAGGAGGTCGGCCAGCACTACTACCTGTTCGGCGGCAAGTCGCCGATCAACGAGCTCAACCTCGAGCTGCTCGACGCGCTCCGCAAGGACTTCGCCGACCACGGCGTCGACGTGCCGATCTATTGGGGCAACCGCAACTGGGACCCCTACCTCCGCGACGCGGCACGCCAGATGGCAGCCGACGGTGTGCGCCGGGCGGCATGCTTCGTGACGAGCGCCTACTCGTCCTACTCGGGCTGCCGGCAGTACCGCGAGGACCTCTACGACGCCGTCAGTGGCCTCGACATCGAGCTGAGCCGGTTGCGGCACTACTTCAACCATCCGGGCTTCGTCGGCCCGTTCATCGAGGCGACGGGGGAGGCTCTCGCGAGCGCGCCCGAGGGCACGCACGTCGTCTTCGTGACGCACTCGATCCCCGAGACCATGAACCTCGCGAGCGGCGGGCCGGGCCGCGAGGCGTACGTCCGCCAGCACGAGAGCGTGGCCGAGCTGGTTGCGGAGGGCGTCGGCACGCATCGCTGGTCGCTGGCCTACTGCTCGCGGTCGGGCTCTCCGCACATGCCGTGGCTGGAGCCCGACATCAACGACCACCTGCGTGAGCTGCACGAGTCCGGCACCACGTCCGTCGTCGTCGTGCCGATCGGGTTCATCTCCGACCACATGGAGGTCATCTACGACCTCGACACGGAGGCCAAGATGACGGCCGACGGTCTCGGCATGGCGTACGACCGGGTCGACACCCCCGGCGCCCACCCGGGGTTCGTCGCCATGGTGCGCGACCTGCTGCTCGAGCGTGCTGCCGTGGAACGGGGGGAGCAGCCGGAGCGCTGTTCGCTCGGCGCGCTCGGACCGTCCCACGACGTGTGCCCGGTCGACTGCTGCCTCAACCCGCGATCGGCTCTGCCGACGATCGGCGGCGCCGCCGACGGCACGTCCGCGACGGTCGCATGA
- a CDS encoding DUF3093 domain-containing protein: protein MTTYRERLTAPASWWLAAIVFAAAWGWIMLVATTWPIAIVTTLIVAGPGLYLVWRYGALLISVDADSLRVGRASIDRAHLGSVEPLHRADYRLRLGTQADARAYLVTRPYIDRGVLIPLADDSDPTPYWVVSSRHPDALAAALGHTEKAPATPAHDLNGDPPRGEEEG from the coding sequence GTGACGACGTACCGCGAACGACTGACCGCGCCCGCTTCCTGGTGGCTGGCCGCGATCGTGTTCGCCGCTGCCTGGGGCTGGATCATGCTGGTCGCGACGACGTGGCCCATCGCCATCGTCACGACTCTCATCGTCGCTGGTCCCGGCCTCTACCTCGTGTGGCGCTACGGCGCGCTGCTGATCTCGGTCGATGCCGACAGCCTGCGCGTCGGCCGTGCGTCGATCGACCGTGCGCACCTTGGCTCGGTCGAGCCGCTGCACCGCGCCGACTACCGGCTGCGCCTCGGGACCCAGGCTGACGCCCGGGCCTACCTCGTGACCCGCCCCTACATCGATCGCGGTGTGCTCATCCCGCTCGCCGACGACAGCGACCCCACGCCCTACTGGGTCGTGTCGAGCCGCCATCCGGACGCGCTCGCCGCTGCTCTGGGCCACACTGAGAAGGCGCCGGCCACACCGGCGCACGACCTGAACGGAGACCCGCCCCGTGGCGAAGAAGAAGGCTAA
- a CDS encoding DUF4235 domain-containing protein has product MAKKKAKHAEQLLAEATTTPKTKAPGKGAWKLMDRGSSIVAGLLAQRASVLAWRAVTGKKPPSSGRHPDVTTGEAVAWAVVGGAIIELVKVGVRRGTATYWVKSTGHLPPGMKPLENSAPDNAKEPVLADPAPERSTKKKVSRRNRGR; this is encoded by the coding sequence GTGGCGAAGAAGAAGGCTAAGCACGCAGAGCAGCTCCTCGCCGAGGCCACCACCACGCCCAAGACCAAAGCGCCCGGCAAGGGCGCGTGGAAGCTCATGGACCGTGGCTCGTCGATCGTCGCGGGCCTGCTGGCCCAGCGGGCCTCCGTGCTCGCGTGGCGCGCCGTGACCGGCAAGAAGCCGCCGAGCAGCGGTCGCCATCCTGACGTCACCACGGGCGAGGCCGTCGCGTGGGCGGTCGTCGGTGGGGCGATCATCGAGCTCGTCAAGGTCGGCGTGCGCCGTGGCACCGCGACCTACTGGGTCAAGTCGACCGGTCACCTGCCGCCAGGCATGAAGCCCTTGGAGAACTCGGCCCCGGACAACGCAAAGGAGCCGGTCCTTGCGGATCCGGCTCCCGAACGTTCGACCAAGAAGAAGGTCAGTAGGCGCAATCGCGGCAGATGA
- a CDS encoding thymidine kinase: MVSVAELNFYSGTMDCGKSTLALQMDHNHRARGRVGRVFTSHDRAGQATLSSRLGLAVPAIEVDDRFHFWQYTVDELTQGGRIDYFVCDEAQFYTADQIDQLAKVTDELSIDVFAFGILTDFRTQLFSGSARLIELADRVHTLQVEALCWCGERATHNARTEDGIMVTEGDVIVVGDVDHELTPEDDEVDQEPVVGYEVLCRRHHRRRMTAASAKASALSPDVLPFG, encoded by the coding sequence GCTGAACTTCTACTCGGGGACGATGGACTGCGGCAAGAGCACCTTGGCGCTCCAGATGGACCACAACCACCGGGCCAGGGGACGCGTCGGCCGGGTCTTCACGTCGCACGACCGCGCCGGGCAGGCGACGCTCTCGAGCCGACTGGGCCTGGCCGTGCCCGCGATCGAGGTCGACGACCGGTTCCACTTCTGGCAGTACACGGTGGACGAGCTGACCCAGGGCGGCCGCATCGACTACTTCGTGTGCGACGAGGCGCAGTTCTACACCGCCGACCAGATCGACCAGCTCGCCAAGGTCACCGACGAGCTGTCGATCGACGTCTTCGCGTTCGGCATCCTGACCGACTTCCGTACGCAGCTGTTCTCCGGATCGGCCCGCCTCATCGAGCTCGCCGACCGCGTCCACACGCTGCAGGTCGAGGCGCTGTGCTGGTGCGGCGAGCGCGCGACGCACAATGCGCGCACGGAGGACGGGATCATGGTCACCGAGGGCGATGTCATCGTCGTGGGCGATGTCGACCACGAGCTCACGCCCGAGGACGACGAGGTCGACCAGGAGCCGGTCGTGGGCTACGAGGTGCTGTGCCGCAGGCACCATCGCCGGCGGATGACGGCCGCGTCGGCCAAGGCGTCAGCCCTGTCACCCGACGTGCTGCCGTTCGGGTGA
- a CDS encoding bifunctional proline dehydrogenase/L-glutamate gamma-semialdehyde dehydrogenase: MTELTLAERSVELVRTWIEPARTSKRRADPSAERLAQLLKDPHGLEFTIGFVDRVVRPDDHRVAARNLRRLALHTPSFLPVSQRVLLKLGAVTAVVFPKMVVSIARRTLRRMVGHLVVDARPDKLGKTIKRLRSGGDRLNLNLLGEAVLGEGEAAHRRDGTMELLERDDVDYVSVKVSSVASQLSMWAFDESVARVVKQLTPLYERASSGEPTFINLDMEEYHDLDLTVAVFKAILESFPDLEAGIVLQAYLPDALGAMQDLQEWATQRRAKGGAPIKVRVVKGANLAMERVDAAMHGWPLATWSSKQETDTNYKRVLDWAMTPERVDAVRLGVAGQNLFDIAYAWLLAGDRGVRESVDFEMLLGMDSGPVDAVRDDIGQLLLYTPVVHPSEFDVAISYLVRRLEENASSDNFMSAAFELADEPDLLNREIRRFFASVDALDDTVPEPHRTQNRLTEVVPVHPDTFANTPDTDPSTAPNREWGRLVLARSAYTQLGTETVRGNTIPGPASLESVIQDTRVAAKGWQGRGAEVRAWILHQAGNALGARRGDLISVMAAEAGKTIAEADVEVSEAIDFAHYYAESARRLEAVDGAEFVPDTLTIVAPPWNFPVAIPAGSVLAALAVGSGVVIKAAPQTRRCAAVMVEALWQAGVPRDVLRYVTIDEGPLSKALISHSDVDRVILTGGWDTANLFRSWRPDLPLLAETSGKNAIVITPSADIDLAVADLVKSAFGHAGQKCSAASLAILVGSVGDSERFERQLIDAVSSLKVGFPHDPEVTMGPIIEPPLGKLAEGLTTLGDGEQWLVAPRQLGSDARVWSPGIRVGVRPGSRFHRTEYFGPVLGIMKAKSLQQAIEWQNATDYGLTAGIHSLDAKEVNTWIDSVQAGNLYVNRGITGAIVQRQPFGGWKRSSVGTTAKAGGPNYLTHLGTWRPRPLRSTEAPELSREVSRLLDAARPHVSGVEHRELAAAASSDHIAWTREYGVLKDVSKLGVERNVFRYVPVPVAVRFDGTYLPELIRVLLAAARTGAPVAVSSRTPLPSGLAPKARIETHDEWLAHIAATRPARVRLVGSDPREVAIAVDGDPDVAIYSGPVTQSGRVEALPFLQEQSVTITNHRFGNHDPEFELVLPRNR; this comes from the coding sequence ATGACCGAACTCACTCTCGCCGAGCGCAGCGTCGAGCTCGTGCGCACCTGGATCGAACCCGCGCGCACCTCCAAACGCCGTGCCGATCCCTCCGCCGAACGCCTTGCCCAGCTGCTCAAGGACCCGCACGGGCTCGAGTTCACGATCGGTTTCGTCGACCGCGTCGTACGCCCCGACGACCACCGCGTCGCCGCCCGCAACCTGCGGCGGCTCGCGCTGCACACACCGTCGTTCCTGCCCGTGTCCCAGCGTGTGCTGCTCAAGCTCGGCGCCGTCACGGCGGTCGTGTTCCCCAAGATGGTCGTGTCGATCGCACGCCGCACGCTGCGCCGCATGGTCGGTCACCTCGTCGTCGACGCCCGCCCCGACAAGCTGGGCAAGACGATCAAGCGCCTGCGCTCCGGCGGCGACCGGCTCAACCTCAACCTGCTCGGCGAAGCCGTCCTCGGCGAGGGCGAGGCCGCGCATCGCCGCGACGGCACGATGGAGCTGCTCGAGCGCGACGACGTCGACTACGTCTCGGTCAAGGTGTCCTCGGTCGCCAGCCAGCTCTCGATGTGGGCGTTCGACGAGTCCGTCGCGCGCGTCGTCAAGCAGCTGACCCCGCTCTACGAGCGCGCGTCCAGCGGCGAGCCGACGTTCATCAACCTCGACATGGAGGAGTACCACGACCTCGACCTCACGGTCGCGGTGTTCAAGGCGATCCTCGAGTCGTTCCCCGACCTCGAGGCCGGCATCGTCCTCCAGGCCTATCTGCCGGACGCGCTCGGCGCGATGCAGGACCTGCAGGAGTGGGCCACGCAGCGCCGCGCCAAGGGTGGTGCACCCATCAAGGTGCGCGTCGTCAAGGGCGCCAACCTGGCGATGGAGCGCGTCGACGCGGCGATGCACGGCTGGCCGCTCGCGACGTGGTCCAGCAAGCAGGAGACCGACACCAACTACAAGCGCGTACTCGACTGGGCCATGACCCCCGAGCGCGTCGACGCCGTACGACTCGGCGTGGCGGGCCAGAACCTGTTCGACATCGCGTACGCCTGGCTGCTCGCGGGTGATCGCGGCGTCCGCGAGAGCGTCGACTTCGAGATGCTGCTCGGCATGGACAGCGGTCCGGTCGACGCCGTGCGCGACGACATCGGCCAGCTGCTGCTCTACACGCCGGTCGTGCACCCGTCGGAGTTCGACGTCGCGATCTCCTATCTCGTACGCCGGCTCGAGGAGAACGCGAGCAGCGACAACTTCATGTCGGCGGCGTTCGAGCTCGCCGACGAGCCGGACCTGCTCAACCGCGAGATCCGGCGGTTCTTCGCCTCCGTGGATGCGCTCGACGACACGGTGCCCGAGCCCCACCGCACGCAGAACCGGCTCACCGAGGTCGTGCCCGTGCATCCCGACACGTTCGCCAACACCCCAGACACCGACCCCTCCACCGCACCCAACCGCGAGTGGGGCCGGCTCGTGCTGGCCCGGTCGGCATACACGCAGCTCGGCACCGAGACCGTCCGGGGCAACACGATTCCCGGCCCCGCGAGCCTCGAGAGCGTCATCCAGGACACCCGCGTGGCGGCCAAGGGCTGGCAGGGCCGCGGCGCCGAGGTCCGGGCGTGGATCCTGCACCAGGCCGGCAACGCGCTCGGTGCACGGCGCGGCGACCTGATCTCGGTCATGGCTGCCGAGGCCGGCAAGACGATCGCCGAGGCCGACGTCGAGGTCAGCGAGGCGATCGACTTCGCGCACTACTACGCCGAGTCCGCACGCCGGCTGGAAGCCGTGGACGGTGCCGAGTTCGTGCCCGACACCCTGACGATCGTCGCTCCCCCGTGGAACTTCCCCGTCGCCATCCCGGCCGGCTCGGTGCTCGCCGCTCTCGCCGTCGGCAGCGGGGTCGTCATCAAGGCAGCGCCGCAGACCCGCCGTTGTGCCGCAGTCATGGTCGAGGCGCTCTGGCAGGCCGGAGTCCCGCGTGACGTGCTGCGCTACGTCACGATCGACGAGGGCCCCCTCAGCAAGGCGCTGATCTCGCACTCCGACGTCGACCGGGTCATCCTCACCGGCGGCTGGGACACCGCCAACCTCTTCCGCTCGTGGCGGCCCGACCTCCCGCTTCTCGCCGAGACGAGCGGCAAGAACGCGATCGTCATCACCCCCAGCGCCGACATCGACCTCGCGGTCGCCGACCTGGTCAAGAGCGCATTCGGGCACGCAGGGCAGAAGTGCTCGGCGGCCAGCCTGGCGATCCTCGTCGGATCCGTGGGCGACTCCGAGCGGTTCGAGCGCCAGCTCATCGACGCCGTCTCGTCGCTCAAGGTCGGTTTCCCGCACGATCCCGAGGTCACGATGGGGCCGATCATCGAGCCGCCACTCGGCAAGTTGGCCGAAGGCCTCACGACCCTCGGCGACGGCGAGCAGTGGCTCGTTGCGCCGCGTCAGCTCGGCTCCGACGCTCGCGTGTGGTCTCCGGGCATCCGGGTCGGCGTACGCCCCGGGAGCCGGTTCCACAGGACGGAGTACTTCGGGCCCGTCCTCGGCATCATGAAGGCCAAGTCGCTGCAGCAGGCGATCGAGTGGCAGAACGCGACCGACTACGGCCTCACCGCCGGCATCCACTCGCTCGACGCCAAGGAGGTCAACACCTGGATCGACTCGGTCCAGGCCGGCAACCTCTACGTCAACCGCGGCATCACCGGCGCCATCGTCCAGCGCCAGCCGTTCGGCGGCTGGAAGCGGTCGTCGGTCGGCACCACCGCCAAGGCCGGCGGGCCCAACTACCTGACGCACCTCGGCACGTGGCGCCCCCGACCCTTGCGGTCGACCGAGGCACCCGAGCTGTCGCGTGAGGTCTCCCGCCTCCTCGACGCCGCGCGGCCCCACGTCAGTGGCGTGGAGCACCGCGAGCTCGCCGCCGCCGCGTCGTCGGACCACATCGCCTGGACCCGTGAGTACGGCGTGCTCAAGGACGTCTCCAAGCTGGGCGTCGAGCGCAACGTGTTCCGCTACGTCCCGGTGCCGGTCGCGGTCCGCTTCGACGGCACCTACCTGCCCGAGCTCATCCGCGTCCTGCTGGCGGCCGCTCGCACCGGTGCGCCTGTCGCGGTGAGCTCCCGTACGCCGCTGCCGTCCGGCCTCGCACCCAAGGCACGGATCGAGACCCACGACGAGTGGCTCGCGCACATCGCGGCGACCCGGCCGGCCCGGGTGCGCCTCGTGGGCTCGGACCCGCGTGAGGTCGCGATCGCCGTCGACGGCGACCCAGACGTCGCGATCTACTCCGGCCCGGTGACCCAGTCGGGACGCGTCGAGGCGCTGCCGTTCCTGCAGGAGCAGTCCGTCACGATCACGAACCATCGCTTCGGCAACCACGACCCCGAGTTCGAGCTCGTCCTCCCCCGCAACCGCTGA
- a CDS encoding MFS transporter translates to MLTTYRDVLSRPGAALFSFTGVWSRLPLSMTGLGIVLLVSERTDSYGRAGVMAAAYVLAAAAFGPFQGRFADRIGQAKVLVVVGTVYALGIAMTLVAIESDWRAPLPHLCAVLAGLATPQTGSMVRARWTHAVSERSQLNTAFSIEAVLDEVVFVVGPVLVTFLTLEVAEVSGLVFAGAAATLGSWALALQRHTAPPLIRQDGQPREAIGWGLLGPLVAVSVGLGTLFGSTEVIVVAFTEDDGRPGAAGAVLAVWAAGSLVAGIAVGALPQTLHPLRQFRSAMLALALLFAPLGLLPSSVWLAVGMFLAGVMISPTLIAMVNITELGVPASRLTEALTWTGTGMAVGVAPGAAVAGWVIDHEGASAGFLVPLIAGLAAAAVAWSIRTPSRGAAG, encoded by the coding sequence ATGCTGACGACATATCGGGACGTGCTGTCACGGCCCGGCGCTGCCCTCTTCTCGTTCACCGGTGTCTGGTCGCGCCTGCCGCTGTCGATGACGGGTCTCGGCATCGTCCTGCTCGTGTCGGAGCGCACCGACTCCTACGGTCGCGCCGGCGTGATGGCCGCGGCGTACGTCCTGGCGGCGGCCGCGTTCGGGCCGTTCCAGGGCAGGTTCGCCGATCGCATCGGCCAGGCCAAGGTGCTGGTCGTCGTCGGGACCGTCTACGCCCTGGGCATTGCCATGACGCTCGTCGCGATCGAGTCCGACTGGCGCGCCCCGCTCCCCCACCTGTGCGCCGTTCTCGCCGGCCTGGCGACGCCGCAGACCGGCAGCATGGTGCGAGCTCGCTGGACGCACGCGGTGTCCGAACGCAGCCAGCTCAACACCGCGTTCTCGATCGAGGCGGTCCTGGACGAGGTCGTCTTCGTCGTGGGCCCCGTGCTCGTGACGTTCCTGACCCTCGAGGTCGCCGAGGTGTCGGGCCTGGTGTTCGCCGGCGCCGCTGCCACGCTCGGGTCCTGGGCCTTGGCCCTCCAGCGCCACACTGCTCCCCCGCTCATCCGCCAGGACGGCCAGCCCCGCGAGGCGATCGGTTGGGGACTGCTCGGTCCGCTCGTGGCGGTCTCCGTGGGGCTCGGGACGCTCTTCGGCTCAACAGAGGTCATCGTCGTCGCGTTCACCGAGGACGACGGCCGGCCGGGCGCCGCCGGCGCGGTCCTGGCCGTGTGGGCCGCCGGCAGCCTGGTCGCCGGGATCGCGGTCGGGGCGCTCCCGCAGACCCTTCATCCCCTTCGTCAGTTCCGCTCGGCGATGCTGGCACTCGCTCTCCTGTTCGCGCCCCTCGGTCTGCTGCCCAGCTCGGTGTGGCTCGCGGTCGGGATGTTCCTCGCCGGCGTCATGATCTCGCCGACGCTCATCGCCATGGTCAACATCACCGAGCTCGGAGTCCCCGCGTCGCGCCTCACGGAGGCGCTCACGTGGACCGGCACCGGCATGGCCGTCGGCGTCGCGCCGGGCGCCGCCGTGGCCGGCTGGGTCATCGACCACGAGGGGGCGTCGGCGGGCTTCCTGGTGCCCTTGATCGCGGGGCTGGCCGCCGCGGCTGTCGCGTGGAGCATCCGTACGCCCTCGCGGGGTGCCGCGGGGTGA
- the dut gene encoding dUTP diphosphatase produces the protein MFEVAVTRLDPGVPLPTYAHPGDAGADLVTTIDVELAPGERALVPTGIAVALPEGLAAFVHPRSGLALRHGLSIVNTPGTIDAGYRGEIKVLLVNHDPRESVRLTRGDRVAQLVIQRVERVAFAEAESLPDSARGAGGYGSTGGHAIAEPQGERS, from the coding sequence ATGTTCGAGGTCGCCGTCACACGTCTGGATCCGGGAGTGCCGCTCCCGACGTACGCGCATCCCGGCGATGCCGGCGCCGACCTCGTGACGACGATCGACGTCGAGCTCGCTCCCGGCGAGCGCGCGCTGGTCCCGACCGGCATCGCGGTCGCCCTGCCCGAGGGCCTTGCTGCATTCGTGCACCCGCGCTCCGGGCTCGCTCTGCGTCACGGCCTGTCGATCGTCAACACCCCCGGCACGATCGATGCGGGCTACCGTGGAGAGATCAAGGTCCTCCTGGTCAACCACGACCCCCGCGAGTCCGTACGTCTGACGCGCGGTGATCGGGTCGCGCAGCTGGTGATCCAGCGGGTCGAGCGCGTGGCATTCGCGGAAGCGGAGTCGCTGCCCGACTCGGCGCGGGGAGCCGGAGGGTACGGTTCGACCGGCGGTCACGCGATCGCCGAGCCCCAGGGGGAGAGAAGCTGA
- a CDS encoding DUF4193 domain-containing protein, whose protein sequence is MATDYDAPRKTEEEQSEDSIEELKARRHEKSSGKVDEDETEAAENFELPGADLSHEELAVQVVPKQLDEFTCSSCFLVHHRSQLASEKNGVLICRDCAY, encoded by the coding sequence ATGGCTACCGATTACGACGCACCGCGCAAGACCGAGGAAGAGCAGTCCGAGGACAGCATCGAGGAGCTCAAGGCGCGTCGGCACGAGAAGAGCTCGGGCAAGGTCGACGAGGACGAGACCGAGGCTGCCGAGAACTTCGAGCTGCCCGGTGCGGACCTGTCACACGAAGAGCTCGCGGTCCAGGTCGTGCCCAAGCAGCTCGACGAGTTCACCTGCTCGTCCTGCTTCCTGGTGCACCACCGCAGCCAGCTGGCATCAGAGAAGAACGGCGTCCTCATCTGCCGCGATTGCGCCTACTGA